From the genome of Bacteroides sp. MSB163, one region includes:
- the scpA gene encoding methylmalonyl-CoA mutase → MRKDFKNLDIYAAFQPANGAEWQKANGIHADWKTPEHIEVKPVYTKEDLEGMEHLGYAAGLPPYLRGPYSVMYTLRPWTIRQYAGFSTAEESNAFYRRNLASGQKGLSVAFDLATHRGYDPDHERVVGDVGKAGVSICSLENMKVLFDGIPLNKMSVSMTMNGAVLPILAFYINAGLEQGAKLEEMAGTIQNDILKEFMVRNTYIYPPAFSMKIISDIFEYTSQKMPKFNSISISGYHMQEAGATADIELAYTLADGLEYLRAGVAAGIDIDAFAPRLSFFWAIGTNHFMEIAKMRAARMLWAKIVKQFNPKNPKSLALRTHSQTSGWSLTEQDPFNNVGRTCIEAMAAALGHTQSLHTNALDEAIALPTDFSARIARNTQIYIQEETYICKNVDPWGGSYYVESLTNELAHKAWELIQEVEKLGGMAKAIETGIPKMRIEEAAARTQARIDSGSQTIVGVNKYRLEKEAPIDILEIDNTAVRLEQIENLKRLKEGRNETEVQKALEAITKCVETKEGNLLELAVEAARVRATLGEISYACEKIVGRYKAIIRTISGVYSSESKNDSDFKRACELTEKFAKKEGRQPRIMVAKMGQDGHDRGAKVVATGYADCGFDVDMGPLFQTPAEAAREAVENDVHVVGVSSLAAGHKTLVPQIIEELKKLGREDIIVIAGGVIPAQDYDFLYKAGVAAIFGPGTPVAKAACQILEILMDEEEV, encoded by the coding sequence ATGAGAAAAGATTTTAAGAACTTAGATATATATGCCGCATTTCAGCCTGCAAACGGTGCTGAATGGCAAAAGGCTAACGGCATCCATGCTGATTGGAAAACGCCGGAACACATTGAAGTGAAGCCTGTTTATACAAAGGAAGACCTGGAAGGCATGGAACATCTGGGCTATGCTGCCGGTTTGCCTCCTTACCTGCGTGGTCCGTACTCTGTGATGTACACGCTGCGGCCCTGGACGATCCGCCAGTATGCCGGATTCTCTACTGCTGAAGAGTCAAATGCATTCTATCGCCGTAACTTGGCTTCCGGGCAGAAAGGTTTGTCCGTTGCCTTCGATTTGGCTACACACCGCGGTTACGACCCTGACCACGAACGTGTGGTAGGTGACGTAGGTAAAGCCGGTGTATCTATTTGCTCACTGGAAAACATGAAGGTTCTTTTTGATGGTATTCCTTTGAACAAGATGTCTGTATCCATGACAATGAATGGTGCTGTTCTTCCGATTCTTGCGTTTTATATTAACGCCGGTCTGGAACAAGGGGCTAAGTTGGAAGAAATGGCCGGTACTATCCAGAATGATATTCTGAAAGAGTTCATGGTGCGTAATACCTATATTTACCCGCCTGCATTCTCCATGAAGATTATTTCCGATATATTCGAGTATACTTCTCAGAAGATGCCGAAGTTCAACTCTATCTCTATCTCCGGTTACCACATGCAGGAAGCGGGAGCTACGGCGGACATCGAGTTGGCTTATACATTGGCCGACGGTCTTGAATACCTCCGTGCAGGTGTTGCCGCTGGTATCGACATTGACGCTTTTGCTCCGCGCCTGTCTTTCTTCTGGGCTATCGGTACAAACCACTTCATGGAAATTGCCAAGATGCGTGCTGCACGTATGCTTTGGGCGAAGATTGTGAAACAGTTCAATCCGAAGAACCCGAAATCTCTGGCTCTGCGTACACACTCTCAGACTTCGGGCTGGTCACTGACCGAGCAAGATCCGTTTAACAATGTGGGTCGTACCTGTATCGAGGCTATGGCTGCCGCGCTGGGACATACTCAGTCTTTGCACACCAATGCGCTTGACGAGGCTATTGCGTTGCCGACGGACTTCTCTGCACGTATTGCGCGTAACACTCAGATTTATATTCAGGAAGAAACTTACATTTGCAAGAATGTTGACCCATGGGGTGGTTCTTACTATGTAGAGTCTCTGACAAACGAACTGGCCCATAAGGCTTGGGAACTTATCCAGGAAGTTGAAAAACTGGGTGGTATGGCGAAAGCTATCGAGACCGGTATTCCTAAGATGCGTATCGAAGAAGCTGCCGCACGTACGCAGGCCCGTATCGACTCCGGTTCTCAGACTATCGTGGGTGTGAACAAGTATCGCTTGGAGAAAGAAGCTCCGATTGATATCCTTGAGATCGACAATACGGCAGTTCGTCTGGAACAGATTGAGAACCTGAAGCGTCTGAAAGAAGGACGTAATGAAACTGAAGTGCAGAAAGCATTGGAGGCTATCACCAAATGCGTGGAAACCAAGGAAGGTAACTTGCTGGAATTGGCAGTGGAAGCTGCCCGTGTTCGCGCTACATTGGGAGAGATCTCTTATGCTTGCGAAAAGATTGTAGGACGTTATAAAGCAATAATCAGAACTATATCAGGCGTGTATTCATCAGAAAGTAAGAATGACAGTGACTTCAAGCGTGCTTGCGAGTTGACTGAAAAGTTTGCGAAGAAGGAGGGACGTCAGCCCCGTATTATGGTTGCCAAGATGGGTCAGGACGGTCACGACCGTGGTGCTAAGGTTGTAGCTACCGGATATGCCGACTGTGGTTTCGATGTGGATATGGGACCATTGTTCCAGACTCCTGCCGAAGCTGCCCGCGAGGCTGTTGAAAATGACGTTCACGTAGTGGGCGTGTCTTCTCTGGCTGCCGGGCATAAGACATTGGTTCCGCAGATCATCGAAGAGTTGAAGAAACTGGGCCGTGAGGATATCATCGTAATTGCCGGTGGTGTAATTCCTGCACAGGATTATGATTTCCTCTATAAGGCCGGTGTAGCTGCTATCTTTGGTCCCGGTACTCCGGTTGCCAAGGCTGCTTGCCAGATTCTGGAAATCCTGATGGATGAGGAAGAAGTTTAA
- the mutA gene encoding methylmalonyl-CoA mutase small subunit translates to MADSKEKLFSDFAPATTEQWMDKVTADLKGADFEKKLVWKTNEGFKVKPFYRMEDLEGLKTTDALPGEFPYLRGTKKDNNEWLVRQEIKVECPKEANAKALDILNKGVDSLAFRVKAKELDAEYIETLLEGICAECVELNFYTCQGHVVELAEILVAYFQKKGYDLTKLQGSIGYDFFDKMLAKGKEKGDMLATAKALIEATDALPEYRVLNVTALTLNNAGSYIYQELGYALAWGNEYLNQLTEAGVPAAVVARKIKFNFGISSNYFLEIAKFRAARMLWANIVASYDAEAKCAAKMRVHAETSTFNLTLFDAHVNLLRTQTEAMSAALGGVDSMTVSPFNKTYAIPDEFSERMARNQQLLLKEESHFDKVIDPAAGSYYIENLTVSIAKQAWELFLAVEEEGGFYAAIKAGKVQAAVNESNKTRHKAVAQRREVLLGTNQFPNFNEKAGEKKPLEAACCCGGHATCEKDVPALNFDRAASEFEALRLETEASGKRPKAFMLTIGNLAMRQARAQFSCNFLACAGYEVIDNLGFPTVEAGIEAAMAAKADIVVLCSSDDEYAEYAVPAFKALDGRAIFIVAGAPANMEELKAAGIENFIHVRVNVLETLREYNKILMKN, encoded by the coding sequence ATGGCAGACAGTAAAGAAAAACTCTTCTCAGACTTTGCACCCGCCACTACCGAACAGTGGATGGACAAAGTTACAGCTGACCTGAAAGGCGCTGATTTTGAGAAGAAACTCGTTTGGAAAACAAACGAAGGATTCAAGGTGAAACCTTTCTACCGCATGGAAGACCTCGAAGGACTGAAAACGACGGATGCACTTCCCGGTGAATTTCCTTACCTCAGAGGCACCAAGAAAGACAACAACGAATGGCTGGTACGCCAGGAAATCAAGGTGGAATGCCCGAAGGAAGCTAACGCGAAAGCGCTGGATATTCTGAATAAAGGTGTAGATTCACTGGCGTTCCGTGTGAAGGCGAAAGAACTCGATGCCGAATACATCGAAACATTGCTCGAAGGTATCTGTGCCGAGTGTGTGGAACTGAACTTCTACACGTGCCAGGGACATGTGGTGGAACTTGCGGAAATCCTGGTGGCATATTTCCAAAAGAAAGGATATGACCTGACGAAATTGCAAGGTTCTATCGGCTACGACTTCTTCGACAAGATGCTGGCCAAAGGTAAAGAAAAGGGCGATATGCTGGCAACAGCCAAAGCCTTGATTGAAGCAACCGATGCTCTGCCGGAATACCGTGTACTGAATGTAACGGCTCTGACGCTGAATAATGCCGGTTCTTATATCTATCAGGAATTGGGTTATGCTCTTGCCTGGGGTAATGAATATCTGAATCAACTGACTGAAGCCGGAGTTCCTGCTGCTGTAGTTGCCAGGAAGATTAAATTTAATTTCGGTATCAGTTCCAACTATTTCCTTGAAATAGCTAAGTTCCGTGCCGCCCGTATGTTGTGGGCAAACATTGTGGCTTCATACGATGCGGAGGCTAAATGTGCTGCCAAGATGCGTGTTCACGCTGAGACTTCTACATTCAACCTTACTTTGTTCGATGCTCATGTGAACTTGCTGCGTACGCAGACAGAAGCCATGAGCGCTGCTTTGGGCGGTGTAGACTCAATGACTGTGAGCCCGTTCAACAAAACGTATGCAATTCCTGATGAATTCTCTGAACGTATGGCACGCAATCAGCAGCTGTTGCTGAAAGAAGAGTCTCACTTTGATAAGGTGATTGATCCTGCTGCCGGTTCTTATTATATTGAAAACCTGACTGTATCCATCGCTAAACAAGCATGGGAACTCTTCCTCGCGGTAGAAGAAGAAGGTGGTTTCTATGCAGCAATAAAAGCAGGTAAGGTACAGGCTGCCGTGAACGAAAGCAACAAGACCCGTCATAAAGCAGTTGCTCAGCGTCGCGAAGTATTGTTGGGTACCAATCAGTTCCCGAACTTCAATGAAAAGGCAGGTGAGAAGAAACCACTTGAAGCTGCTTGCTGCTGCGGTGGTCACGCCACTTGCGAAAAAGATGTTCCGGCATTGAATTTCGACCGTGCTGCCAGTGAATTTGAAGCTTTGCGTCTCGAAACGGAAGCTTCCGGCAAGCGTCCGAAAGCATTTATGTTGACTATCGGTAATCTGGCTATGCGTCAGGCACGTGCTCAGTTCTCTTGCAATTTCCTGGCTTGTGCCGGATATGAGGTGATTGACAACCTTGGTTTCCCCACCGTGGAAGCCGGTATAGAGGCCGCCATGGCTGCCAAGGCTGACATCGTGGTATTGTGTTCGAGTGATGATGAATATGCAGAGTATGCTGTTCCTGCCTTCAAGGCTTTGGATGGCCGTGCCATATTTATCGTAGCCGGCGCTCCTGCCAACATGGAAGAACTGAAGGCTGCCGGTATCGAGAACTTTATCCATGTTCGCGTTAACGTGTTGGAAACGCTGAGAGAATACAATAAGATATTAATGAAGAATTAA
- a CDS encoding putative transporter produces the protein MDWLESLLWDPASVAHIVCLYAFVISVGVLLGKIKIFGISLGVTFVLFTGILMGHFGFTGETHILHFIREFGLILFVFCIGLQVGPSFFSSFKKGGMTLNMLAVGIVVLNIAVALGIYFIDGGIDLPMMVGILYGAVTNTPGLGAAQEALNQLNYTGDPIALGYACAYPLGVVGIIGSIIAIRYICRVNLKKEEDELSTQTSDMKHMPHMLHLEVRNESIDGKKLLQIKEFMGRPFVCSRIRHEGHVSIPNQDTEFHIGDQVFIVCSEEDAEAVIAFIGKEIQVDWEKQDMPMVSRRILVTKSEINGKKLGSLHFRSMYGVNVTRINRSGMDLFADPNLILQVGDRVMVVGQQDAVERVAGVLGNQLKRLDTPNIVTIFVGIFLGILLGSLPIAFPGIPTPVKLGLAGGPLVVAILIGRFGHKLKLVTYTTMSANLMLREIGIVLFLASVGIEAGEHFVQTVVEGSGLSYVGYGFLITVIPLLIIGMIARFYCKVNYFTLMGLIAGSNTDPPALAYANQASGNDAPAVGYSTVYPLTMFLRILAGQMILLTMM, from the coding sequence ATGGATTGGTTAGAGAGTTTGTTATGGGACCCTGCCTCCGTCGCCCATATCGTATGCTTATATGCATTCGTAATATCTGTCGGCGTGCTTTTGGGCAAGATCAAAATTTTCGGGATATCACTTGGAGTCACATTTGTGCTTTTTACAGGTATCCTGATGGGACATTTCGGCTTTACGGGTGAGACACATATTCTGCATTTCATCCGCGAATTCGGATTAATTCTATTTGTATTCTGCATCGGTCTGCAAGTAGGACCGTCGTTCTTCTCTTCATTTAAGAAAGGAGGCATGACACTGAATATGCTTGCAGTAGGTATTGTAGTACTGAATATTGCAGTAGCTTTAGGCATTTACTTCATCGACGGAGGAATCGACCTCCCCATGATGGTAGGTATCCTTTACGGTGCAGTCACCAATACTCCGGGTTTGGGTGCCGCACAGGAAGCATTGAACCAACTGAACTACACAGGTGACCCCATCGCATTGGGATATGCCTGCGCTTATCCGCTCGGTGTTGTCGGTATCATCGGTTCTATTATTGCTATCCGCTACATCTGCCGGGTGAACCTGAAAAAGGAAGAAGACGAACTCTCTACACAGACTTCTGATATGAAACACATGCCACACATGTTGCATCTGGAAGTTCGTAATGAATCTATCGACGGAAAGAAGCTCCTCCAGATCAAAGAGTTTATGGGACGTCCTTTTGTATGTTCACGCATACGCCACGAGGGACATGTCAGCATCCCCAACCAAGATACAGAATTTCATATCGGAGACCAGGTATTCATCGTATGTTCCGAGGAAGATGCCGAAGCGGTAATCGCTTTCATCGGTAAAGAAATTCAAGTGGACTGGGAAAAACAAGATATGCCAATGGTTTCACGCCGTATATTAGTGACTAAATCCGAAATCAACGGTAAGAAATTGGGTAGCCTGCATTTCCGTAGTATGTATGGAGTGAATGTAACCCGTATCAACCGTTCCGGTATGGACCTGTTTGCCGATCCGAACCTAATATTGCAAGTAGGTGACCGTGTTATGGTCGTGGGTCAGCAAGATGCTGTAGAACGGGTTGCCGGTGTATTGGGTAACCAGTTGAAACGCCTGGATACACCGAACATTGTGACTATCTTCGTGGGTATCTTCCTGGGTATTCTGCTGGGTAGTCTTCCTATCGCTTTCCCGGGTATACCTACTCCGGTAAAACTCGGTTTGGCAGGTGGTCCGTTGGTGGTTGCTATTCTTATCGGACGATTCGGACATAAGTTGAAACTAGTGACTTATACAACCATGAGTGCCAACCTGATGCTGCGCGAGATCGGTATTGTGCTTTTCCTTGCCAGTGTAGGTATTGAGGCCGGTGAGCACTTTGTACAAACCGTAGTAGAAGGCTCCGGATTATCATACGTAGGTTATGGCTTCCTGATTACCGTAATTCCTTTACTGATTATCGGTATGATTGCCCGCTTCTATTGTAAAGTGAACTACTTCACTTTAATGGGATTGATTGCAGGTAGTAATACAGACCCTCCAGCATTGGCGTATGCCAACCAGGCATCCGGTAATGACGCTCCGGCAGTAGGCTATTCTACGGTTTATCCGCTGACAATGTTCCTGCGTATTCTAGCGGGACAAATGATATTGTTGACAATGATGTAA
- a CDS encoding AAA family ATPase encodes MNKKFVVNIGRQLGSGGKEIGEKLAARLGIDFYDKELITLASKESGLCREFFEKADERASQGIIGGLFGMRFPFVGDGALPTQNCLSNDALFKVQSDVIRQLASEKSCLFVGRCADYILREHPRCANIFISASHEARVARLCAMHHISEEEAENMMSKADKKRSEYYNYYSYKTWGAAATYHLCIDSSVLGIEKTIDFVEEFVRLKIK; translated from the coding sequence ATGAATAAGAAATTCGTTGTGAACATCGGTCGCCAATTGGGAAGCGGCGGAAAGGAGATAGGGGAGAAGTTGGCAGCCCGCTTGGGCATTGATTTCTATGATAAGGAGTTGATAACTCTGGCTTCCAAGGAGAGTGGCCTCTGTCGTGAATTTTTTGAGAAAGCTGATGAGCGTGCTTCGCAGGGAATCATCGGCGGACTTTTCGGTATGCGTTTCCCTTTTGTGGGAGATGGTGCCTTACCTACCCAGAATTGTCTTAGTAATGACGCGCTTTTCAAAGTGCAGAGTGATGTGATCCGTCAGCTGGCCTCTGAGAAGTCTTGTCTTTTTGTAGGTCGTTGTGCCGATTATATTCTTCGGGAGCATCCCCGTTGCGCCAATATCTTTATTTCTGCCTCGCATGAGGCGCGTGTTGCCCGTCTTTGCGCTATGCATCACATTTCGGAAGAAGAGGCGGAAAATATGATGAGTAAGGCAGATAAAAAACGTTCGGAGTATTACAATTATTATAGTTACAAGACATGGGGAGCTGCGGCAACTTATCATCTCTGCATTGATTCTTCGGTGCTGGGAATTGAGAAGACAATAGATTTTGTGGAGGAGTTTGTGAGACTCAAAATCAAGTGA
- a CDS encoding MATE family efflux transporter, with amino-acid sequence MTGQKAPTALGTEKIGKLLMQYAVPAIIAMTASSLYNMVDSIFIGHGVGTMAISGLALTFPLMNLAAAFGSLVGVGASTLVSVKLGQKDYDTAQRILGNVLVLNIVLGLTFTVVTMIFLDPILYFFGGSDETVKYAREYMQIILLGNVVTHLYLGLNAVLRSSGHPQKAMYATIATVIINTILDPVFIYGFGWGIRGAAIATIIAQIISLMWQFKIFSNKDELLHFHRGIFRLRRKIVMDSLAIGMSPFLMNLAACFIVIVINQGLKRYGGDLSIGAFGIVNRLVFIFVMIVMGLNQGMQPIAGYNFGAQQYARVSRVLKLTIIFATVVTTSGFLMGMLVPDLVVSIFTSDEELIAISARGLRIVVMFFPIIGFQMVTSNFFQSIGMASKAIFLSLTRQMLFLLPALIILPHFFGAAGVWYSMPFSDLLASLVALVMLVRQFRKFKRAEG; translated from the coding sequence ATGACAGGACAAAAGGCACCCACAGCGTTGGGAACAGAAAAGATTGGAAAACTACTGATGCAATATGCAGTGCCGGCAATTATCGCTATGACGGCATCTTCCTTATATAATATGGTGGATAGCATTTTTATCGGTCACGGAGTGGGCACAATGGCTATTTCGGGATTGGCACTAACTTTCCCTCTAATGAATCTTGCGGCAGCATTCGGTTCGTTGGTGGGAGTGGGGGCCTCTACGTTGGTTTCCGTAAAGTTAGGGCAGAAAGACTACGATACGGCTCAACGGATATTAGGTAATGTGCTTGTCCTGAATATAGTTCTGGGATTAACATTTACGGTAGTGACGATGATATTTCTCGATCCTATCCTTTATTTCTTTGGTGGTAGTGATGAGACCGTGAAGTATGCCCGCGAATATATGCAGATCATTTTGCTTGGTAATGTGGTCACTCACCTTTATCTGGGTTTGAATGCCGTGCTCCGATCTTCCGGACATCCGCAAAAGGCGATGTATGCCACAATTGCTACGGTAATCATTAATACGATACTCGACCCTGTATTCATCTATGGTTTTGGCTGGGGTATCCGTGGAGCTGCTATTGCCACTATCATTGCACAAATCATTTCACTGATGTGGCAATTTAAGATATTCAGTAACAAAGATGAACTCTTGCACTTCCATCGCGGCATTTTCCGCTTGCGTCGTAAGATTGTAATGGATTCGCTTGCTATCGGTATGTCCCCTTTCCTGATGAACCTGGCGGCATGTTTTATTGTGATTGTTATCAATCAAGGGCTGAAGCGCTATGGAGGAGATTTATCCATTGGCGCATTCGGTATTGTCAATCGACTGGTATTTATATTTGTGATGATTGTGATGGGACTGAATCAGGGCATGCAGCCCATTGCTGGATATAACTTTGGTGCCCAGCAATACGCTCGTGTCTCCCGGGTGTTGAAACTGACAATTATCTTTGCTACAGTTGTTACAACTTCCGGTTTTCTGATGGGAATGCTTGTGCCTGATCTGGTGGTTTCTATATTTACTTCCGATGAAGAACTGATAGCAATTTCGGCACGTGGTTTGCGGATTGTAGTGATGTTTTTCCCCATTATAGGTTTCCAGATGGTGACATCCAACTTTTTCCAGAGTATCGGAATGGCGAGTAAGGCTATTTTCCTTTCTCTTACGCGCCAGATGCTTTTTCTGCTTCCGGCATTGATAATCCTACCCCATTTCTTTGGTGCGGCAGGTGTGTGGTATAGTATGCCATTCTCCGATTTACTTGCCAGCTTGGTAGCACTGGTAATGTTGGTAAGGCAGTTCCGTAAATTCAAGAGAGCGGAAGGATAA
- a CDS encoding TonB-dependent receptor codes for MENRITLSKRVEGKSRLWVTLLLLCFCSFTWAQVKVTGVVTDPSGEAIIGANIVEKGVPGNGTISDIDGNFTLNVKSNKATVTISFIGYKDKTVALNGSTNLKVTLEEDSQSLDEVVVVGYGSVKKSNLTTSVSKMTSEAIEGRPVTNLSDALSGQLAGVQTQTSSGIPSEEMQITVRGVSSINGSSNPLIVVDGVITENMSNVNPSDVASIQVLKDAAATSIYGARGSAGVILIETKQAQKGAPVVKWESYLGFQNAVGLPEMMSPKEWMAYNLYLKNAMWLQKDGNNTLDTPNKDRPSGDRVNPDWLLNPNSDTADWTLRSDLPQTDWIDAILQTAFTHSHQVSVSSKGDKYSIYASAGYLNQEGIVKHTGYERFNFRINASMNINKHIKAGVNFAPTISSQDRGESEGKDKVIMTALTMIPTIGINEGTRSLGFSKFRKDDVNPYERLRQVTDSRNIKNFDVASWVEANIIKGLTFKSMFNYSSENRIDEYFLPLDVQKMSVKSATASSKVISGSRTGWQNTLSYDFTLWKKHQMNVLLGQSIENRSIYTADMKATDFPLDNVPTLNQGATPSQASTLKNIVRTASLFGRLSYNYDDKYLVSASMRRDGSSRFGPSNRWATFPSVSAGWKINSEEFMKDVEFISLLKLRASWGMSGNDRIGYSDYVSTFTTGNVAYGNTSQIAIYPTNYANSDLKWETTKAFDFGFDLSLFKNRIQLNVDYYINRTDDLLYNLQLPAATGFNSMRTNLASIENRGWEIDLTTTNINTRSFKWSSTLNLSGNKNKVLDLGGNDEIITDAWNAQFITKVGGPISQFYTYLTDGLLTEADFEVGADGRYNPNKPLVPTVKGKKQRPGNVKYVDVDESGSIDNDDRVAYGSNEPDVMFGFTNRFTYKDFELSIFLRGQIGGNVLWIGARNLDTGGKYGANNTLRRWLHCYKEDYPNGNPIPTELGVDMSWDGKTPTPYGLGDNSEQDGQLHRTDLEIFDATFLRIQNVSLAYNMPKKWLNALGIKAAKIYGTVENLHTFTDYVGNPDTNSYSTNPMLRGADYNTYPLSRKYIFGVNVTF; via the coding sequence ATGGAAAACAGAATCACACTCTCAAAACGTGTGGAAGGAAAATCCCGACTTTGGGTGACTTTACTCCTTCTATGCTTCTGTAGTTTTACTTGGGCACAAGTAAAAGTTACCGGTGTTGTAACAGACCCGTCGGGTGAAGCCATTATCGGTGCCAACATCGTAGAAAAAGGTGTACCAGGAAACGGTACAATCAGCGACATTGACGGAAACTTTACCTTAAATGTAAAAAGCAACAAGGCCACAGTAACCATCTCTTTCATTGGCTACAAAGACAAAACAGTAGCCCTCAACGGGAGTACAAATTTGAAAGTAACATTAGAAGAAGACTCTCAGTCATTGGACGAGGTAGTGGTAGTGGGATACGGCTCCGTAAAGAAAAGTAATCTGACGACTTCCGTATCCAAGATGACCTCCGAAGCCATTGAAGGACGTCCGGTCACAAATCTGAGTGACGCCCTCTCCGGTCAGTTGGCCGGTGTGCAAACTCAGACCAGCAGTGGTATTCCGAGTGAAGAAATGCAGATTACCGTACGTGGTGTCAGCTCTATCAACGGTTCTTCCAATCCCCTCATTGTAGTGGATGGAGTCATCACCGAAAATATGAGCAATGTGAACCCTTCCGACGTAGCATCTATCCAAGTATTGAAAGATGCGGCAGCCACTTCTATCTATGGTGCACGCGGTTCTGCCGGTGTAATCCTGATTGAGACCAAACAGGCTCAGAAAGGTGCTCCCGTCGTTAAATGGGAATCATACTTAGGTTTCCAGAACGCCGTGGGCCTGCCCGAAATGATGTCTCCTAAAGAATGGATGGCATACAACCTGTATCTGAAAAATGCGATGTGGCTGCAAAAAGACGGCAACAATACACTGGATACCCCCAATAAAGACCGTCCGAGCGGTGACCGCGTAAACCCGGACTGGTTGTTGAACCCTAATTCCGACACAGCCGACTGGACATTGCGTTCCGACCTTCCTCAGACAGATTGGATTGACGCCATTCTCCAGACCGCTTTCACCCACAGTCACCAGGTATCGGTTTCCAGCAAAGGCGACAAATATTCTATCTATGCCTCTGCCGGATACCTGAACCAGGAAGGTATCGTAAAACATACCGGATACGAACGTTTCAACTTCCGTATCAACGCTTCCATGAACATTAACAAGCACATCAAAGCCGGTGTGAATTTTGCTCCTACCATTTCCTCACAAGACAGAGGTGAGTCTGAAGGTAAGGATAAAGTCATCATGACTGCCCTGACCATGATTCCTACTATCGGTATCAACGAAGGTACCCGCTCGTTAGGCTTCAGCAAATTCAGAAAGGATGACGTTAACCCATACGAACGCCTCAGACAAGTTACCGACAGCAGAAATATCAAGAACTTCGATGTTGCATCATGGGTGGAGGCGAATATCATCAAAGGACTGACGTTCAAGTCTATGTTCAACTATAGTTCTGAAAACCGCATCGATGAATATTTCCTCCCGCTCGACGTGCAGAAAATGTCTGTCAAGAGCGCTACTGCTTCAAGTAAAGTGATCTCCGGCAGTCGTACCGGATGGCAGAATACATTGAGCTATGACTTTACTCTCTGGAAAAAACATCAGATGAATGTATTGTTAGGACAGAGTATAGAAAACCGCAGCATCTATACTGCCGATATGAAAGCTACCGACTTCCCGTTGGATAACGTTCCGACCTTGAACCAAGGCGCCACTCCAAGTCAGGCCAGTACCCTGAAGAACATCGTTCGCACAGCTTCTCTTTTCGGTCGTTTAAGCTACAATTATGATGATAAATACTTAGTATCTGCATCCATGCGTCGTGACGGTTCTTCCCGTTTCGGTCCTTCCAATCGCTGGGCTACTTTCCCCTCCGTATCTGCCGGATGGAAAATCAACAGTGAAGAATTTATGAAAGATGTAGAGTTCATCTCTCTATTAAAGCTCCGTGCTTCCTGGGGTATGTCCGGTAACGACCGTATCGGCTACAGTGACTATGTTTCTACTTTCACTACCGGAAATGTCGCTTACGGAAATACTTCACAAATAGCCATCTACCCGACTAACTATGCCAACTCAGATTTGAAATGGGAAACGACCAAAGCATTTGACTTCGGTTTCGACCTCTCCCTATTCAAAAACCGCATACAGTTGAACGTAGACTATTACATTAACCGCACGGACGACTTGCTGTATAATTTGCAGCTCCCCGCCGCTACCGGCTTCAACAGTATGCGCACAAATCTGGCTTCCATTGAGAACCGTGGTTGGGAAATTGACCTGACAACAACCAATATCAATACAAGATCATTCAAATGGTCGAGCACACTAAACCTTTCCGGAAACAAGAACAAGGTACTGGATTTAGGTGGAAACGATGAAATCATCACCGATGCATGGAACGCACAGTTCATCACAAAAGTAGGAGGTCCTATTTCTCAATTCTATACCTACCTCACAGACGGTCTGCTAACGGAAGCTGACTTCGAAGTAGGCGCTGACGGGCGTTATAATCCCAACAAACCATTGGTTCCTACCGTAAAAGGTAAAAAGCAGAGACCCGGTAACGTGAAATACGTAGACGTTGACGAAAGTGGTTCTATCGACAATGACGACAGAGTAGCTTACGGTTCAAATGAACCTGACGTGATGTTCGGTTTCACCAACAGATTTACTTATAAGGACTTCGAGTTGAGCATATTCCTGCGCGGACAGATTGGCGGTAATGTACTTTGGATTGGTGCCCGTAACCTGGATACCGGCGGTAAATATGGTGCCAACAACACACTGAGAAGATGGTTGCACTGCTACAAAGAAGATTATCCGAACGGCAACCCCATTCCTACTGAACTGGGTGTAGATATGTCATGGGATGGGAAAACACCGACTCCTTACGGTTTGGGTGACAACTCCGAGCAGGACGGACAATTACACAGAACAGATTTGGAAATCTTTGACGCAACCTTCTTACGTATTCAGAATGTCAGCCTGGCCTACAATATGCCCAAGAAATGGCTAAATGCCCTGGGAATCAAAGCAGCCAAGATTTACGGAACAGTAGAAAACCTGCATACCTTTACCGATTATGTCGGCAACCCGGATACCAATAGCTATAGTACCAATCCGATGCTCAGAGGTGCAGATTACAATACTTATCCGCTGTCAAGAAAATATATATTTGGTGTAAACGTAACCTTTTAA